One stretch of Mus pahari chromosome 5, PAHARI_EIJ_v1.1, whole genome shotgun sequence DNA includes these proteins:
- the LOC110321439 gene encoding LOW QUALITY PROTEIN: putative sperm motility kinase W (The sequence of the model RefSeq protein was modified relative to this genomic sequence to represent the inferred CDS: deleted 1 base in 1 codon): MDSNSKKTDMESQYEVLLTLGQGSFGTVKLACHLKTEALVAIKMVELSKKNLKWIRAEIATLEKLRHPNIICLFQVLVTSRHVNIITEYIPGGNLLDIIKEDGPMHEEEASRIFGQVVSAVKYCHNQDIVHQDIKAQTILRDEEGNIKIIDFGLAITCRSGTLLTRRCGTKTCFAPELVLWEPYDGKKADVWSLGMLLYFITTGHYPFSGSTMKEMEEKIATGTYDIPTHVSGQLENLIHQILTVPPEMRPSIEDIERHPWVTKTEVNNPAVTDPDYNIIEMLCAMGFDANKILESLQRKKYNESMGAYLILKAQVDRGLENTSTIYAKPVDWCPTPPPSPRAHPSISGLPLKRRASEPNFSLLRIQPSGEHGPITLALSGHQVARSVSMPPIALHYPEKKGNRSSFALYPGAVAAPSVCSSILEKESPVPPDQECDVGVHFGSTYTNKCDTETPSPPQKISRFRRMCKRIRACLSHLCCIPRAPRTKKKRTSSKKVAPLEAAGGRTQ; this comes from the exons ATGGACAGCAACTCCAAAAAGACGGATATGGAAAGTCAGTATGAAGTTCTTCTCACTCTTGGCCAAGGTTCATTTGGCACTGTGAAACTGGCCTGTCACTTGAAAACCGAGGCGCTGGTTGCCATA AAAATGGTAGAGCTCAGCAAGAAGAACCTCAAGTGGATCCGTGCAGAGATAGCCACATTAGAGAAACTACGGCATCCTAACATCATCTGCCTCTTCCAGGTGCTGGTAACATCTAGGCATGTTAATATCATTACCGAATATATTCCAGGAGGAAACTTGCTTGACATCATAAAGGAGGATGGCCCAATGCACGAGGAAGAGGCAAGTAGAATATTTGGGCAGGTTGTGTCAGCTGTAAAATACTGCCACAACCAGGATATTGTCCACCAGGACATAAAAGCGCAGACTATCCTGAGGGATGAAGAAGGGAATATCAAAATTATAGACTTTGGCCTGGCCATCACCTGTAGATCTGGCACCTTATTGACACGGCGGTGTGGGACCAAGACCTGTTTTGCCCCAGAGCTTGTACTATGGGAGCCGTATGATGGCAAGAAGGCAGACGTGTGGAGTTTGGGCatgctactttattttattaccaCTGGGCACTACCCCTTCAGCGGAAGCACCATgaaagagatggaggaaaagATAGCTACGGGGACCTATGACATTCCAACTCATGTCTCTGGACAACTTGAAAACCTAATACACCAGATCCTCACAGTTCCCCCAGAGATGAGGCCCTCCATTGAAGACATTGAGAGACATCCATGGGTCACGAAAACTGAGGTAAATAACCCAGCTGTGACCGATCCAGATTATAACATTATCGAAATGCTCTGCGCCATGGGATTTGATGCCAACAAGATCTTAGAATccctgcaaagaaaaaaatataatgaatcAATGGGGGCATATTTGATTCTAAAAGCACAGGTAGACAGGGGGCTTGAGAATACATCTACCATTTATGCCAAGCCTGTGGATTGGTGCCCTACACCACCCCCTTCACCACGAGCACATCCCTCTATCTCTGGTCTTCCCCTAAAGAGAAGGGCCAGTGAGCCCAACTTTAGCCTCCTCCGCATCCAGCCCTCAGGAGAGCACGGACCTATCACCCTGGCACTATCAGGACACCAGGTGGCCAGAAGTGTCTCCATGCCTCCCATTGCTCTACACTATCCTGAGAAAAAAGGCAACAGATCTAGCTTCGCCCTCTATCCTGGAGCTGTGGCTGCCCCATCTGTCTGCAGCAGCATATTGGAGAAGGAATCGCCTGTGCCACCTGATCAAGAGTGTGACGTGGGTGTTCACTTCGGCAGCACGTATACTAACAAGTGTGACACGGAAACACCATCTCCCCCTCAGAAGATCAGCCGCTTCAGGAGAATGTGCAAGAGAATCAGGGCTTGCCTGTCACATCTCTGCTGTATCCCGCGGGCTCCAAGGACAAAAAAGAAGCGTACATCCTCCAAGAAAGTGGCTCCCCTGGAAGCAGCAGGAGGCAGAACCCAGTGA